In Oceaniferula flava, the genomic window GTGTTGGCGCAGGCGATGACCGGACGAGGCATCCAGCCGATTTCTTGGAATCCATCGTCGCCATACTTCGGCTCTTCGCCGGGAGCGGGGCGGGGCGGCATGCCCATTTGCACCAGACACATCCGACAGTTTCCTGGTGAGGAAAGCTTCGGGTGGTAGCAGTAGTGCGGCACTTCCTTTTCTGCGATCTTGCAGGCTTCGATCATGCGCGTGCCACGCGGCACCTGAATCCAGTGGCCATCGATCTGCACGTTAACCAGGCCCTTTTCAGCGGCGAGGTCTTTGGGAAGTTGTGTAGTGTTAGAATCACTCATGATAATATAGGTCCTCGAGGACTCATTATTGGCTGATGTATTTAAGCTGCTTCTGAGCTTCTTCTGAAAGGTATTCGTTTTCTTCTGAGGTTTCAGAAGTGAGTTCGTCGCGGAACTTGGAGATCATCGCTTCGACGGGCCACGAGGAGGCTTCGCCGAAGGCGCAGACGGTGCGACCATCGATCTGATAGGCGACGTCTTCCAAGGTTTGCACGTCCTCGGGGGTGGCTTTTCCTTCAACGATGCGGTCGGAAATCTTGCGCATCCACATGGATCCCTCACGGCACGGTGTGCACTGGCCACAGGATTCGTGGGCGTAGAAGTGGTTGATGTTATTGAGCACCCAAGACATTTTCCGGGAGTCGTCCATGACGATCACACCACCGGAGCCGGCCATCGATCCGCAGGCGGCAATGGTGTCGAAGTCCATGGGGATGTCGAAAAAGGAGAGCTCCTTGGCGTCGTCGCCTTTGCCGATTTTAAAAGTCTCATCGCAGCGTAGGATCTTGGCGGATGATCCGCCGGGGATGCAGGCTTTGAAGGTGCGACCGTCTTTCGGTCCGCCGCAAACATCGTTGAGCAGCTCGCCCATGGTGATTTTTCCAACCTCCACTTCGTAGTAGCCGGGTTTCTTGACGTCGCCGGAGACGCAGAGGATGCGGGTGCCGGTGTTGCGGGCAACTCCCAGCTTGGCGTATTCCTCGCCGCCCATCTCGATGATGTGTTTGACGTGGCAGAGAGACTCGACGTTGTTGACGATGGTCGGGGCCATGTAAAGGCCGAGTGCCGCAGGGAAATAGGGAGGTTTGATCCGTGGGTAGGGGCGTTTGCCTTCGAGCGATTCGATCAAGCCGGTCTCTTCACCGCAGATGTAGGCACCGGCGCCGCGATGCACGTAGATTTCCAGATCAAAACCGGAACCGAGCACGTCCTTACCAACAAAGCCCTTTTCGCGCGCTTCCTCGATGGCTTTTTCCATCAGGATCGCCGCCTCGGGGAATTCCTCGCGCATGTAGATGTAGGCGGTGTGGGCACCCACCGCGAAGCAGGAGATGATCATGCCCTCGAGCAGTTGATGCGGATCCTGGTGCACAATGTAGCGATCCTTGAAGGTCCCTGGCTCGGATTCATCGCAGTTGCAAATGAGATAAACTGGCTTGGTGTTGTTAGGTGGAATAAATCCCCACTTCACACCCGTCGGGAAACCGGCACCGCCACGGCCGCGCAGTCCGGATGCCTTCACCTCATTGGTGATGGCGATGGGCTCCATGGTGATGGCTTTTTTCAGTTGCTCATAGCCGCCGTTGTTGAGATAGCAGTCGATGGACGGATCCCAGCCAACACGATCGATGTTCTTGAAGATCAGGCGATGCTCGCGTGGATCAGGCTCTTTGCCGGGGAGATATTGGATAGAGGACATGATAGGTCGTATGGGTCGTATAGGTCCTATGATTACGCCTGGTAGCGGTTGAGGAGTTCTTCAGCTTTTTCGGGTGCCACAGCTTCGTGAAAATCATCGTTCACCAAGCAGACGGGGCCGGTGCCGCAAGATGCGAGGCACTCGGCGAATTCGACCGACCACTTGCCGCAGGGTGAAACCGCGATCGGATTGTGGTGCGAGTCGCTGTTCGAGCGATCGATTCCGGTCAGTTCACAAATGCGGTCCATCAGCTCGGCAGAGCCGGCCATGGCGCAGGAAAGGGTGCGGCAAACGCGGAAGTGAAACTTGCCGGGTGCGTGCTCACGCAGACCGGGGTAGAAGGAAACCACTTCGTAAACCTGCATCGGCTCAAGTCCCAGCTTCTGGGCAACCCACTCGGTGGCCTCCTTGCTGATGAATCCAAAGTTGTGTTGGATGATGTGCAGCAGCGGTAGCACGGCGGAACGTTTTTGATCGTCCGGATAGTGGCTGATGCGCTCGTCTGCCTGCGCCTCAATCTCAGGTGAGGCGGCGAAGGGTGGGAAAGTGGTAGTGGCGGTGTCCATTTTTTAGACAAAATTAACAGAATTTTTCAGAATTTCGCTGGGGATGATAAAGCTGAGGCAATGACCTACCTGTCACACTCACCCATGACGAAGTCGAGGGAGCCTAGGATGGCTGGCACGTCGGAGACCATGTGGCCGGGCATCATGTGGGCGAGGATGGAGAGGTTGACGAAGGACGGGGAACGGATCTTCATCCGGTGCGGCACACCGCCGCCTTTGGAGTTGATGTAGAAGCCAAGTTCACCTTTCGGGTTTTCCGCGCCGAAGTAGACTTCACCAGCGGGAGCATCGATGCCTTGGGTGGCGACGATGAAGTGGTGGATCAGCTCTTCCATGCTGGTCAGCACTTTGTCCTTGGCGGGCAGCAGGTTTTTGTTGTCGGCGATGTTCACCG contains:
- a CDS encoding NAD(P)H-dependent oxidoreductase subunit E, yielding MDTATTTFPPFAASPEIEAQADERISHYPDDQKRSAVLPLLHIIQHNFGFISKEATEWVAQKLGLEPMQVYEVVSFYPGLREHAPGKFHFRVCRTLSCAMAGSAELMDRICELTGIDRSNSDSHHNPIAVSPCGKWSVEFAECLASCGTGPVCLVNDDFHEAVAPEKAEELLNRYQA
- the nuoF gene encoding NADH-quinone oxidoreductase subunit NuoF, producing MSSIQYLPGKEPDPREHRLIFKNIDRVGWDPSIDCYLNNGGYEQLKKAITMEPIAITNEVKASGLRGRGGAGFPTGVKWGFIPPNNTKPVYLICNCDESEPGTFKDRYIVHQDPHQLLEGMIISCFAVGAHTAYIYMREEFPEAAILMEKAIEEAREKGFVGKDVLGSGFDLEIYVHRGAGAYICGEETGLIESLEGKRPYPRIKPPYFPAALGLYMAPTIVNNVESLCHVKHIIEMGGEEYAKLGVARNTGTRILCVSGDVKKPGYYEVEVGKITMGELLNDVCGGPKDGRTFKACIPGGSSAKILRCDETFKIGKGDDAKELSFFDIPMDFDTIAACGSMAGSGGVIVMDDSRKMSWVLNNINHFYAHESCGQCTPCREGSMWMRKISDRIVEGKATPEDVQTLEDVAYQIDGRTVCAFGEASSWPVEAMISKFRDELTSETSEENEYLSEEAQKQLKYISQ